A window of Mixophyes fleayi isolate aMixFle1 chromosome 10, aMixFle1.hap1, whole genome shotgun sequence contains these coding sequences:
- the LOC142103939 gene encoding catalase-like yields MQDAAFVEEMAHFVRERIPERVVHARGAGAFGYFEVTHDITKYCKAQVFQHIGKKTPVAVRFSTTSGESGSSDLDRDPRGFAVKFYTEQGNWDLVGNNTPVFFLRDPILFPSFSHAQKRNPQTHVKDPNRLWDFLSLLPETLHEVTLLFSDRGIPDGYRHMDGYTNHAFKLVNAQGEAVYAKFHYTTGQGVKYLNKERARALAGKNPDYALRDLHDAINKGDFPYWTLNIQVMTLEQAKKLSYNPFDITKVWFHNDFPLIPVGKFTLNRNPVNYFAEVEQIAFSPHNMVPGIEPSPDKMLHARMLAYPDAQRYRLGVNFSQIPVNCPMQTKVTNYERDGFMAMGDNQGNAPNYFPNSFGGPEGNPKFTETMFHLSGDVARYDNSEEDNVLQARKFYLEVLKAEERQRLCENIAESLAGAQLFIQKRAVKNFTDVHPDYGARVLAELDKLGAATQVAVQQKQEIPILGHVTFH; encoded by the exons ATGCAAGATGCGGCCTTCGTAGAggaaatggctcattttgtcagAGAACGGATACCTGAGAGGGTGGTGCATGCACGTGGAGCTG GAGCGTTTGGTTATTTTGAAGTCACTCATGATATCACCAAATATTGCAAAGCCCAAGTGTTTCAGCATATCGGGAAGAAGACGCCGGTCGCTGTCCGCTTCTCTACTACAA GTGGGGAATCTGGATCTTCTGATCTCGATCGAGACCCTCGTGGATTTGCAGTGAAATTCTACACAGAACAAGGGAACTGGGACCTTGTTGGGAACAACACACCAGTATTCTTCCTAAGAGACCCCATCCTG TTTCCCTCATTTTCCCATGCCCAAAAGAGAAATCCACAGACACATGTTAAAGACCCAAACAGGTTATGGGATTTTTTGAGCCTTCTTCCAGAAACTCTCCATGAG GTCACCCTCTTATTCTCTGACCGAGGGATTCCTGATGGATACCGACACATGGACGGATATACAAATCATGCTTTCAAATTGGTGAACGCGCAAGGAGAGGCTGTGTATGCCAAATTCCACTACACT ACTGGCCAAGGTGTAAAGTACCTGAACAAAGAGAGAGCACGAGCACTGGCTGGAAAAAATCCAGATTATGCTCTGAGAGATCTCCATGATGCCATAAATAAGGGGGACTTTCCTTACTGGACATTGAACATCCAAGTCATGACCTTAGAACAAGCCAAGAAGCTGTCCTATAATCCGTTCGACATCACCAAG GTTTGGTTCCACAATGACTTCCCATTAATACCAGTGGGGAAATTCACATTAAACAGGAACCCGGTGAATTACTTTGCCGAAGTGGAACAGATCGCCTTCTCCCCGCATAACATGGTCCCGGGAATAGAGCCCAGTCCTGACAAGATGCTGCAT GCACGTATGTTGGCCTATCCCGATGCTCAGAGGTACCGGCTGGGAGTGAACTTTTCACAGATCCCAGTAAATTGCCCCATGCAGACTAAGGTTACAAACTATGAGAGAGACGGGTTTATGGCAATGGGTGACAACCAAG GAAATGCTCCAAACTACTTTCCAAACAGCTTTGGAGGTCCGGAAGGCAATCCTAAGTTTACAGAGACAATGTTCCATCTGTCTGGGGATGTGGCCAGATACGACAATTCAGAAGAAGATAATGTGCTCCAG GCAAGGAAATTCTATCTTGAAGTTCTGAAAGCAGAGGAGCGACAGAGGCTGTGTGAGAACATTGCGGAAAGTCTGGCTGGCGCTCAGCTCTTCATTCAAAAAAGAGCG GTGAAGAACTTCACTGATGTCCATCCAGATTATGGAGCCAGAGTGCTGGCAGAACTTGATAAACTGGGAGCAGCTACACAG GTAGCTGTACAGCAAAAACAGGAGATCCCTATATTGGGTCATGTCACGTTCCACTGA